A stretch of DNA from Gasterosteus aculeatus chromosome 7, fGasAcu3.hap1.1, whole genome shotgun sequence:
AGTCCTAAAGGGGACGAGAGTGAATGTTTAGAGGTGCAAAAGCTCACAcaacttatacacacacacacacgcattacaTCCTATCAAATTGCCACTAGTAATAAATACCAATCAAAGAGCATCCACATTAGGAGGTACAGATTCAATTGTGGAAGCTAATCTAGAAGGATCAAGACTATTTTTATGCATCAACTGTCCCAAAATACTAAAGTTATTAGTTCTGTTAAAATTAATAAAAGCTGTGGTTTGAGGTAGTTGGAAAATGGAACCGCTCATTATTTACCTCCATTGGATATTATTGTGAAAACATCTCCTTCAAGCTTAAAAGTACTTCAAATATACCTTAGACATGTGAAGACATAACGTTTTGATCTACCATGACAGATATGCGCATCCATTGGCAAATTATGATTAACGATAATCAATTTGGAGGTTTATATCCGCATCCGTTACTCTACAAAAGAGTCAACGAATATCAGATCCATTAGCAGAATTGGCATAAAATACAAGCTTTGAAGGCCCAGCGGTCCGAGAATCTACTTTGGTCGCTTAAAACCCATCATCACAACATTAGTCTGCTCAAGTCTTTGATGAGCAGTAATAAAATCTGTGCAAGTGGGTACAGAGACATACCATGCGCTGTGTGATCATCAGTATGGCTTGTAGCCGGTCTGGTGTCCTCCCCGTCTTGGAGTTTTGCCGTAGCTGCCGTTGCCCTGGTCagctggggtgggggggggggaaactggtCAGACAAACAACTTAACCCTCTGAAGCACAAAACCCACCGGtcgaacaaaaaaaatgttttaaaaacaaaatctcaaAACATTTCATGGATGTGAAAAACGTAATTATTGTCAGAGTTTCATTATTTAGACGTTTCATCCACACATCTTTTTCAACACGTGTGTGAAAATCGCTTCGAAAGAAAACATACGCGTTCTTCCATATGTTGCACTAAGTCACACCTATAATTTTGCCGCAAATAAAACTTCTACTTTAACTTCATGATTATTTGAGACAGGCCATGTgacaaagaaagtgaaactctGAAAGGCTGTGAAAGCAACTTTTACATGTATGTGAACATCAACACATCTTTGTCATCTGCTGCAAAGCTGCAACATTAGCAATTAGCCGTTAGCAGCCTGGTCCAGCTCGGCTAAACCACGCTAACAGTAAACAATGAATTTAGTTATGATTCGTTCAAGCTCAGTAAAAATAAGGAGATGTTTTCACAGGAATATAAAATAGACTTTACTAGTTTTACTTTAGTTTGAAGATACTAAAATTATCAGGAACTAAGAAACCTCAACGGTAGATGAAGACATTCAGTGTACTCACTATAATCATAACCGGGACCGTATCCATAGTAACCAGAAGAGTAGTCATAGTTGCCGTAGCCTCCATATCCACTGTAGCCGTAGCCCTGGTTACCGTATCCTGGGTTCCAGTAGTTTCCATAGCTCTGGTTCCAGCCCTGACCTTGACCTGAGTTCACATTGAGGCGTTAGACCAAAAACACAATGCCGACAAATTACAGACTTGTTTATCTTATTCCAGCCAGTAAAATGTGATGTCACGACGAATCTTTCTCTGCCAGCAAAGTCGTGGAAAGCCAAAACTAAACCTTACCTCCACGCCCTCGGCCTCCACGACCTCCGTAgccaccgccgccaccacctcctccgccaccgCGCCCCGCCCCGTACTGCTGCTGTTGGTAAACTTCCTTCGGCTGGGCGATCTTCAGCTCACACTGTGGAACAAGCACTGCCCCTAATTATGCTGATTTTACAAAACGCAGCCAGTATCATGAACCAGCAAACCATTTCTGTcaaagtgtgcgtgtttgtaccCTGCCGCCCTGGATGGTGTGGTATTTCTTCTCCAGACACTTCTTGACGCTTGCCTCATCTTTGtatgtgatgaagatgaagcccCTCCTTTTCTTTGATTTGGGGTCGATGGGCAGCTCAATGGTTTCAATCTAGGAGGAAGAGATTCATTGGAAAGTTGGATCAAAAAGGTCTTTatcaatttttttccccctctgccATAAAGGAAAATAAACGTTTTATTAAGTCCAATTACTCAGCCAGAAGCCCAACATTTGACTCATAGTGCAAGTCATTTGAATGCAAATGATTGATTACTCCATTTAGTCTGCCTGCCGGAATTGCCAGAATTACTGATTGGCAGGTTGTCATAGGAAGTATGTACTCACTTTCCATCAGCCAGCATCTTAATTAGGCTcaaagattaaaaacaacatggctGTATCCCTTCAAATTTATTCTTTTGAGTAAATTGGTCTACTTTCATTTAACTGCAATTTTATTTGGCAAACTGACCTCTCCGAAAGCGCCAAAATATTCCCTGATGGCATCCTCTGTCGCCTCAGGGTTCAAACCCCCAACAAAGATCTTTTTGGCGGGCTCCTTCTTCATGGCCATCGCCTTCTTTGGGTCGATGGGACGTCCGTCCAGTCTGTGTTCCTTCTGCTCCAGCACCTGCAGATACGTTAGTGTTTAGCATAGAGTGCTAACAGACAGGAACTGCATGGCGTGACATTACATGCAAGTAAAGTTCTTTTGAGAGACAACTGAGTTAGTCTTGGCGGCTGGTTCCATAGGGGAGCATGCCACTGCTAATCAACGGAAGGGTAAATCTTGACGCACCTTTTCCACGCTGGCGGCCTCTTTGAAGAGGACGAAGCCAAAGCCTCGGGATCGGCCGGTGTTTGAGTCCATCTTGATGGTACAGTCCGATACCTCACCAAACTTACTGAAATAATCCTTGAGGTCCTTTTTACTCGTATCCCAGCTGAGGCCACCCACAAACATTTTTCTGTAAACACAAAAGGATACCTTGCGGTTAACTGCTTTTTCCACAAAACATAATCAAACGTTGAATTGAACAGTCCAACACTCACCCAgcatcttcctctcctttgctGGCGTCAATTTTGCCACCGTCGGCTCCGTCGCCACCCTCAGCACCGTTGTTATCCTGGACATCTTCCTGGATGTCCTCTTGGATGTCTTCTTGGATGTCCAGGCCGTCCTGGCAGTCCTCCTCTCCTGCCATCAACTCCTGTTCCTGCTCTTGCTCAGCGCCATTCTGGTCCTCCTCCCCATCGTTCCCATTGTGGTCCGATGTCTCCATGAGGAGATTTTCTGGGTCTGCCATTCTGAGGTGGGCTCTTCGAGACTGAAACAAGGGAAACGTTTAGGATGCAGGAGTAGATGAAAGAACATAAAGAAGAGGTATGAATGGGGGAGCAGATACGGTCTCTTTCACACTTTGTTTATGGTAGATTTAGCTAGCAAAAACGTCAGGCCTAGTTTTGTCTTTAGTACATTATCAACAGTCATCTTTCGGGGGGGCGGGAGATGTTCACATGGATGCAACGAGCCAATACATCCAAATTCCGCTACGTAGCATTTTTCTGCAATGAactataaataaatgcaataaatgTCTCTTACATGGTTTTCTACAATAACGTTTTGATTGATTGCTCAAAATCCACTCGTGTATGTATTAATTGAGGAACAACGTGCAGCTGATCGCGGCGAAGGCTAAAACAAAGCTAACGTTACAAAAGCCGAGCATTGGGGCTCACTTTGTCCATTGGCTTGCTAACGGTTCGCTTAATTCAacggtttcctttttctttccgtATGTAGCCGCACAACCGCCGTAGAGGCGACACCGTAACGGTGATTGTTCGGCGAAGGCTTCTCTAGGGTTGCACAGTAAGGCTTTGTTAGCCAACAAAAAGCAGCGGTAATCCAGCGGGTTACGTTCGGTGTTCGAGCGGACCGCGCTTTGCTCGGTTGCCGCTCGGAACGCAGAGCAGGCCCAGCTAGCAGCTAACCGTTAGCTCGTTGGACGTGAATAAAATACCGTGTAAAAATACCTCTAACGCAAAATTCCACTAAGCGGCATGAAGCACGTTGGGTTTATTTATACTACGGCCGACGAACAGCTTATTCGATCAGCACAATAAAAGCGCTAACGTATTTAGCGCTGCGGGGGCTAAAGGGTTAGCGGCTATCACAAGCGTGAGCTAacgttaaatgaaatgaaaacaatcgGGACACTTTACGTACAAAAGCAGGGCGGTAGCAGAGGCCACAGGAAAACGAACCCACGACTTGTAAAACGAATCCCGCTTTCCgatatttaaacaaaatattaaataaataaacaaacaaaagaaagcgtGCTTACTTCGTGGGGGGAAAATACCGGAGACGCCGACTCGCTGCTCAAAATGGACACTCTCCAAATTCGCCGCTAACTCGTGGCAACATATATACGACCGGATGTGAGCGGGCGCTAGGTTACGTCGCAACGACAACATCTGTGATTGGACGATCAGCTCTCTTAGGTGAATAAAGGCGTTACGCTATTGGCTGATTGCTGATGACATAAAGGGAACTACAAGTAGCCAAACGTCCTTTCTTCCTTCGCGTCCTCTTGTCGCCTTCCAGAGCGGTTGTGTGATATTTAATGGTATTTTAATCGATGCGCGAGACAATGCAGTCCCCCTGTTAGCTATGACGGACCTTTTACTGATGCGTAAATGTATTAGTAACAAAAATTAATGTCTCAAGCTGCTTTAGGAGTAAAATACGGCAGTTGTTTAAAAACATGCCAGTTTCTATTGAGTAACAAAGCTAAAAGTGGACTGTGGCAGACACATGCATATTTATCAGGTTGCAAACTGAACTATATTAACAAACATATGAGTTACCTTTAATAAAGGATGAAGAGGGTAAATAATCCACTTTTAGGGTATCTGATTGAATATCCTCTTATTTAAAAAGGCTGCACAGCTTTTCTAATTTTAATACAACCATCTACTGAACCTGTCATGAAGTTGGAAGCTGTGTTTGCAGCTGTTTGCACCACATAGTTTGCGTGTGCACCtttttgttgaatatttcatttttctgttttggacTGAGGACCAGCGATACTTAACCTCGTTCCCTTATGTAGCTGTTCCTTATATAGATGGATGACAATACATTTTCTTATCTGGTATCTCATCTCTAATCTGTATTTATTAAGAGGTGTTATGTAAAGAGACACAGTAATACTGTTTACAAATAGAACAAAGATGGATAGAGGTTGTGCAAatgtaaaatgagaaaaatgatTTTGTTCCGGTGTATCGGACAACATGAACCATCGCAGTATTTTAGGAGATTATCAACAGTTCCAACTCTTCAAAAATAGTCTCTTCATTTTATGCAAATGTAAACTGTTTGCGTGTTTTGTCATCCTTTACCTAAAAGGGGTTCATTGCATCAAAAGGTGTGATGTGTAACATGTAACCACCTGCTCCAAACAGAGGGCATTTGTAGTGTTACTGACATGTTTAAAAGCCAAAAAACAGCAATATGCACAATCCAcctgttttacattacatgtcatttagacTAGTGAGCAATAAATTGACGCCTTCGTATTATGGGACCTTTCAATGCTCATTCCCCATTAGAATGCAGAAATATTCTAGTCACATGTTGCAGTCCAAAAAGGAGTTTCTGGAGATTGAGACCACTTTCCTTTATGCAGCAGATAAGTGGGTCATAGCTCAAGGTGCAACGTTAGAAAGGGTAAACCAATAGAATGGATACCACCGTACAGAATTCAGAAGGGCAGCTGTGGTATGTACTAAAAATAAAGAGAATGTGATCTGGAATACAGCTTGAGTGTCCATTGAGCATTTGTCTTGTGTCAGAGCTGCGGATCTGAGTGCACAAAGTTCAGGTTCACAACTTACCGTttgtgattacattacatttcatttagctgagcTTTTATCCAAACGCGACTTACaagaagtgcattcaaccatacaaactaagagcaagaaacaagtgcaatttACAATAGATAAGTGCCATAAGTACAATCGAAGTGCTACGATtcgttagtcttttagtggaggtagagtctgaagaggtgtgtctttagtctgaagatgtgaagcctCTCTGTGATCCTGATGTCttcagtctgaagatgtgaagcctctctgtggtcctgatgtcttcagtgAGCTCGttccatttaggagcaggacagcaaagagtcgtgatctagtcgagtgttttgctctcagtgaggaggaacaagcagtttatcagatgcagagcggagagtgcgggtcgggatgtcgggttggaccaggtcctggatggaagctggaccccatccattcacagcgtgGTAGGTGAGCACCGgcgtttagaactggatgcgggtagccagtgaagagagccgGAGTGTGggattaattaaattaaaaatgagcGTGCACGGCTAAAGTGCTTGCCTTTGCACAATGGCTCTTTAAGTCATGTTCAACGTGCCTTTCTATAAGAGAGATCAactccaaaaaaataaaaacgacttTAGAACAACCAGCAGAGCTGACAATACgcatttatttcttttcaatGACAGTTCAATGTTACTTTATTCACACTACAACCAATATTAGTTATAAAAACAACATAGAAgcataatcatttaaaatacatgaatattttgaagttttaaaaaacatgctTAAACAGCATTACTTTACATCATTAAACACTTTAGAAATCATACATAGTAAACTCATCCTTTAAAGTAAATTGTCCTTAatctctttttcccccccgcgGGTCATCGGGATTTGCTGACCCAGTGGTACTTGTCGACCCGAGGCCCGGCAAAGGTGAACGTGGCTCGGTGGGACTTGAAGCCTTTCTGGCCGGCGAACTGGGGGGTCGGCCCCACGActggcgggggaggagggtgaggggggaacGCGTCGACGGCAAAggccttcctcttctccctcagccAGGTCTGGGGGGCGCCCGGCGAAAACTCGCTGAACTGAGGACGAGAGCAACGACAACGTTTAAAATACCGGATCCCAGAAATCGCCACTTCTACTTTTGTGCAGCGGATGTTGCGAGTCTCACCCGGTAGACGCTGTTGGGGTTGCTGACCGTTGGGATGGATTTGGGCTCGGGGTTGCCGGGGGCAACAGAGGCAGGACAGACCTGCGAGAGGTTGCAGCTGCTCGCGCTTTTGTCTCCGTCCCGTTCCTCCTCATTGTCGTCCTCGTCCGAGGAGCTCGCCGATGGAACGTCGAGGCTCGCCCGCTCAACGGCTTCATGAATTCGGCGGGAAAATTCCCGATCCGGGCGGCGGCAGCCGTCCACGATTGAAACGCAGAACGGAGTGCTCCGCTCGCCGTACCTGCAaattaaagaaatgtaaaagaCACAAGTCGGACTCATTTTTCAACTCACTTCTGACTTTTAAGTCACTGGATTAAAACACATCACGAAACATTTACGAGGGAAATATCGATTAGTTAGCAAACTAGCTAGCGAGCAAAGCTATTGCACATGGTTGTAGGTggcaaaagcagaaaaaaaggtCAGTTCACTAGCGAGATGAAGTGCGATGGGAAACACAGCGTAGCATCTTgagtgtgaagaaaaaaaggcatctGAAAGGGTCCCAAACTTGAGCATCACGccgcaaaaaataaaaaagtagaggcctcacctgcaggacacCTCTCCAGGGTCGACCCACACAGTCAGCTCCTGGGGGAGGCCCAGATCCTCGTAGCGCACCGGGGTCCGACTGCAGGCCTGCTGAAGCACCGGGTCCCGCAGCTGCATGCGGTTCACACGGAGACACCTGGAGAAACCGCAGATATCAGAACACGGCCTCAGCCGCCCGGCGTCACGTGAACTCAAATGACAAAAAGCACCGGCTCTCTTTTTACAAAAGTTTCCAAAAGGTTTGGTTGAATAAAATCCGTGTTTGACCCAAGCTGAACAGATCCAAACGTTTAGTCAGGCCAGTGAAAGTCGCAGGCTGCACGGGGGCCACGGACGGGCAGAATCAAACGCGAGTCGCTGACCTGTAGGCCTGACCCTTGGTGGGTGCGTTGGGGTGCCAGTGGTTCTTGTAGTTCTCAAACAGGACGCAGGTGAGGGCGGCGGCGAAGCGGTCCCTGCTGTCGTTGTCCAGAGATCCATATCTCTTCACCAGTCGAGCCACGAAGAACACGGCGGCAGCGATCTCCTCCTTCATGGCTCTTCGACCTCAAGTTTGACAAAACctgaaagctaaaaaaaaaaaaaaaaaaacctctatgGAGAATAAAATGcttgcagaaagaaaaaaaaacgtaaaactaAGTGGAAGCCGGACAACTTAAGCAAACATATTTGC
This window harbors:
- the btg4 gene encoding protein BTG4 isoform X2 — protein: MKEEIAAAVFFVARLVKRYGSLDNDSRDRFAAALTCVLFENYKNHWHPNAPTKGQAYRCLRVNRMQLRDPVLQQACSRTPVRYEDLGLPQELTVWVDPGEVSCRYGERSTPFCVSIVDGCRRPDREFSRRIHEAVERASLDVPSASSSDEDDNEEERDGDKSASSCNLSQVCPASVAPGNPEPKSIPTFSEFSPGAPQTWLREKRKAFAVDAFPPHPPPPPVVGPTPQFAGQKGFKSHRATFTFAGPRVDKYHWVSKSR
- the btg4 gene encoding protein BTG4 isoform X1, whose product is MKEEIAAAVFFVARLVKRYGSLDNDSRDRFAAALTCVLFENYKNHWHPNAPTKGQAYRCLRVNRMQLRDPVLQQACSRTPVRYEDLGLPQELTVWVDPGEVSCRYGERSTPFCVSIVDGCRRPDREFSRRIHEAVERASLDVPSASSSDEDDNEEERDGDKSASSCNLSQVCPASVAPGNPEPKSIPTVSNPNSVYRFSEFSPGAPQTWLREKRKAFAVDAFPPHPPPPPVVGPTPQFAGQKGFKSHRATFTFAGPRVDKYHWVSKSR
- the LOC120821466 gene encoding heterogeneous nuclear ribonucleoprotein A/B, which translates into the protein MADPENLLMETSDHNGNDGEEDQNGAEQEQEQELMAGEEDCQDGLDIQEDIQEDIQEDVQDNNGAEGGDGADGGKIDASKGEEDAGKMFVGGLSWDTSKKDLKDYFSKFGEVSDCTIKMDSNTGRSRGFGFVLFKEAASVEKVLEQKEHRLDGRPIDPKKAMAMKKEPAKKIFVGGLNPEATEDAIREYFGAFGEIETIELPIDPKSKKRRGFIFITYKDEASVKKCLEKKYHTIQGGRCELKIAQPKEVYQQQQYGAGRGGGGGGGGGGYGGRGGRGRGGQGQGWNQSYGNYWNPGYGNQGYGYSGYGGYGNYDYSSGYYGYGPGYDYTDQGNGSYGKTPRRGGHQTGYKPY